The following coding sequences lie in one Clarias gariepinus isolate MV-2021 ecotype Netherlands chromosome 27, CGAR_prim_01v2, whole genome shotgun sequence genomic window:
- the ubr7 gene encoding putative E3 ubiquitin-protein ligase UBR7 — MAAAEGEEVTVSLVDVLEEDEELEQEASAVLGGSDSEKCSYPEGYVKRQALYACNTCTPKGGVPAGICLACSYKCHEGHELFELYTKRNFRCDCGNEKFGEMDCRLFPEKEKTNCGNKYSHNFFGLYCTCDRPYPDPEDQVPDEMIQCVVCEDWLHGRHLGCIVPECVELQEMICESCMNKSPFLWTYAAHLAVPPTVRMCKEEEEEESTRVEVERDEEEKKTEVKSSQDEKAEVNGAASCKRKLQDLEAGASGCRLEEMKSSGKSRAQQGAVFWPAAWRTKLCSCPSCKSVFAEAGVSFLLDETDTVLAYENKGKTTEQVNGGEARDPLMSALNNLNHVQQLEIIHEYNDMKTELKDYLQRFAAEGKVVTPEDIRQFFEQQQSRKRRRVDAGQFYCS; from the exons atggcGGCGGCGGAGGGAGAGGAGGTGACCGTGTCTCTGGTGGACGTGctggaggaggatgaggagctCGAGCAGGAAGCCTCGGCTGTGCTCGGAGGGAGCGACTCGGAGAAGTGTTCTTACCCGGAG GGCTATGTGAAGCGACAGGCGCTGTACGCGTGTAACACCTGCACACCGAAGGGCGGAGTCCCAGCGGGCATCTGTCTCGCCTGTTCATACAAGTGCCACGAAGGTCACGAACTGTTCGAGCTCTACACCAAGAG GAATTTCCGCTGTGACTGTGGGAATGAGAAGTTTGGAGAGATGGACTGCAGGTTGTTCccg GAGAAAGAGAAGACGAACTGTGGAAATAAATATAGCCACAACTTCTTCGGGCTGTACTGTACGTGTGATAGGCCGTACCCCGACCCAGAGGACCAG gttccTGATGAGATGATACAGTGTGTGGTGTGCGAGGACTGGCTGCATGGACGG caccTGGGCTGTATCGTCCCGGAGTGTGTGGAACTTCAGGAGATGATCTGTGAGTCCTGCATGAATAAATCACCGTTCCTCTGGACCTATGCTGCTCACCTGGCAG TGCCTCCTACAGTCAGGATGTgtaaagaagaggaggaggaggagagtaCCCGGGTGGAGGTGGAGCGTGatgaagaggagaaaaaaacagaagtaaagAGCTCACAGGACGAAAAG GCGGAGGTGAACGGGGCGGCCAGCTGTAAAAGGAAGCTGCAGGACCTGGAGGCTGGAGCTTCAGGCTGCAGGTTGGAGGAGATGAAGAGCTCGGGGAAGAGCCGGGCTCAGCAGGGAGCTGTGTTCTGGCCCGCAGCGTGGCGCACCAAACTCTGTTCCTGTCCCAGCTGTAAG AGTGTGTTTGCGGAGGCGGGCGTGTCCTTCCTGTTGGACGAGACGGACACGGTGCTCGCCTACGAGAACAAAGGCAAAACCACGGAGCAGGTGAACGGGGGCGAGGCTCGAGACCCCCTCATGTCTGCACTCAACAACCTTAACCACGTGCAGCAGCTCGAAATCATCCATG AGTATAACGACATGAAGACCGAGCTGAAGGATTACTTACAGAGATTTGCAGCAGAAGGAAAG gTCGTGACCCCTGAAGACATCCGTCAGTTCTTCGAACAGCAGCAGAGCCGTAAACGGCGGCGAGTGGACGCGGGTCAGTTCTACTGCAGCTGA
- the si:dkeyp-55f12.3 gene encoding uncharacterized protein si:dkeyp-55f12.3, protein MACVLKAELKCKDGSRREFTVQAERDLKSLTEAVKTISTDLSVALTALVEEERSAHADRGDSRAHDEEEEEDDGDSDDDECDKEGGAATEAAAVKKLNAGPPSKRLKIGTPS, encoded by the exons ATGGCGTGCGTGTTGAAGGCAGAGCTGAAGTGTAAAGACGGGAGCAGGCGTGAGTTCACTGTGCAGGCGGAGAGAGACTTAAAGTCCCTGACTGAGGCGGTGAAGACCATCAGCACAGACCTGTCTGTAGCTCTGACCGCGCTcgtggaggaggagaggagcgCGCACGCAGACAGGGGCGACAGTCGCGCGCACG acgaggaagaagaggaagatgatggtgatagtgatgatgatgagtgtgaTAAAGAAGGAGGCGCTGCTACAGAAGCAGCTGCAGTTAAAAAGTTAAACGCCGGACCTCCGTCGAAGCGTCTGAAGATCGGCACACCTTCCTGA
- the tmem251 gene encoding lysosomal enzyme trafficking factor, producing the protein MMNFRQRMGWIGVAAYLLLSIAAVYYMFEINQTYNRFTLAPVENQSGTPPSPALPDSASWMQSVTSRLLLLPFWLWAAILLVPYLQLFLFLYSCTRADPKTVGYCILPVCLALLCNRHASFTKASNQISRLQLIDT; encoded by the coding sequence ATGATGAACTTTCGCCAGAGGATGGGATGGATCGGGGTCGCCGCGTACTTGCTGCTTAGCATCGCTGCGGTTTATTACATGTTTGAGATCAACCAGACGTACAACCGCTTCACGCTGGCCCCCGTGGAGAACCAGAGCGGGACGCCCCCGTCGCCGGCGCTCCCGGACTCCGCCTCCTGGATGCAAAGCGTGACGTCGCGGCTCCTCCTGCTGCCTTTCTGGCTCTGGGCGGCCATCCTCCTCGTCCCGTACCTGCAGCTTTTCCTGTTCCTGTACTCCTGCACCCGGGCCGACCCCAAGACCGTGGGCTACTGCATCCTGCCTGTCTGCCTCGCCCTGCTCTGTAACAGACACGCCTCCTTCACCAAGGCCTCCAATCAGATCAGCAGGCTGCAGCTGATCGACACCTGA